One region of Bdellovibrio bacteriovorus genomic DNA includes:
- a CDS encoding MerR family transcriptional regulator: protein MEVFSIGIVAKMTGLTEFTLRAWERRYGVPLPNRSDTGRRVYALREIEKLKILKLLTESGHSIGEIAHLELPKLNALVKQSVENSATTQTVLKLVAATSECDLPRLSALLKSAQLENDTRTLLVEVISPTLAEIGRRVFDGELDVYHEHAASSVIRNLLSGILYSIEQLPDKNETKTIILATPEGEHHEFGVLISAILAALRGNKVLYLGPNMPAISFARAIKNANAAVAVVGCSAPQEALSTSRYKDFVNQLSAEVDNSVPFWFGGFRNEDIEKLSCLTKRDVVFMNRYQDLERALRELSK from the coding sequence ATGGAAGTATTTAGCATCGGCATCGTCGCAAAGATGACCGGCCTTACCGAGTTTACTCTTCGCGCTTGGGAAAGACGTTACGGCGTCCCTCTTCCAAATCGAAGTGATACCGGACGGCGCGTGTATGCACTTCGCGAAATCGAGAAGCTTAAGATATTAAAGCTCCTAACAGAGAGCGGTCACTCTATTGGTGAGATCGCCCATCTTGAGCTGCCAAAACTCAATGCTTTAGTGAAGCAAAGCGTGGAAAATTCGGCCACAACTCAAACAGTTCTGAAATTAGTGGCCGCAACCTCAGAGTGCGATCTTCCCCGGCTCTCCGCCCTATTAAAATCAGCTCAATTGGAAAATGACACCCGAACACTGTTAGTGGAAGTTATCAGCCCCACCCTAGCCGAAATCGGTCGAAGAGTTTTCGACGGCGAGCTTGATGTCTATCACGAGCATGCGGCCTCCTCGGTGATTCGAAATCTTCTTTCGGGGATTCTCTATTCTATAGAACAACTGCCGGATAAGAACGAAACAAAAACCATTATTCTAGCAACTCCAGAAGGCGAGCATCACGAATTCGGAGTTCTTATTTCTGCCATTCTAGCAGCGCTTCGAGGAAATAAGGTTTTATACCTCGGCCCCAATATGCCCGCTATTTCTTTTGCCCGCGCCATTAAAAACGCCAACGCCGCAGTGGCGGTTGTTGGGTGCTCAGCTCCCCAAGAAGCTTTATCAACGTCTCGGTACAAAGACTTTGTGAATCAGCTTTCAGCGGAGGTGGATAACTCGGTTCCCTTCTGGTTTGGGGGCTTTCGAAATGAGGATATTGAAAAGCTCTCCTGTCTGACCAAAAGAGATGTTGTTTTCATGAACCGCTACCAGGATCTGGAGCGAGCCTTAAGAGAACTTTCTAAATAG
- a CDS encoding polyprenyl synthetase family protein → MNLSSESDIEFPQGARLRSLLQLSNNATVDDLLEGALTAPLKNLLSRPRKNLRSTLVDLGISIAKNQGKISDEQLHSIAKEARAVLEILHTGSLVIDDIQDGSTERRGAPAVHILYGLPVALNAGNWMYFLPFKIISGMPVSDKARQGLSEELQNVLLRAHYGQAIDVGTEWSALPQGRIPEISMASMELKTGALSELASKFGPVACEVESALIQSLGAFGKKFGIALQMFDDIGNVCSSNNEKKWIEDTRLKRLTFVIATAAEILSTDNYAELKELANDSDQNFKKVREFLIHAGVVATAKARANSYLQSALNDLESAVLLTSEQKSTIEGLQHKLMKAYE, encoded by the coding sequence ATGAATCTTTCATCTGAATCTGATATCGAGTTTCCGCAAGGGGCCCGCCTGAGGAGTCTTCTTCAGCTCAGTAACAATGCTACTGTCGACGATTTGCTCGAGGGAGCTCTTACAGCGCCCCTCAAGAACTTGCTATCGCGACCGCGCAAGAATTTGCGGTCCACTCTTGTGGACCTGGGAATTTCGATCGCTAAAAATCAGGGAAAAATTTCTGATGAGCAGCTGCACTCAATTGCTAAAGAAGCTCGTGCTGTCTTAGAAATTCTGCATACGGGTTCTTTGGTGATTGATGATATTCAAGATGGAAGCACGGAAAGACGGGGGGCTCCGGCAGTCCATATTCTTTATGGGCTTCCCGTGGCTTTGAATGCCGGGAACTGGATGTACTTCCTTCCTTTTAAAATTATCAGCGGTATGCCCGTTTCGGATAAAGCTAGACAAGGATTGTCCGAAGAATTGCAAAATGTTTTATTAAGAGCTCACTATGGTCAAGCGATTGACGTAGGCACTGAGTGGAGTGCTTTGCCCCAGGGAAGAATACCCGAAATCTCGATGGCCTCCATGGAGCTAAAAACAGGAGCGCTATCTGAATTAGCGAGCAAATTCGGGCCCGTCGCCTGTGAAGTTGAGTCAGCTCTCATTCAAAGTTTGGGGGCATTTGGCAAAAAATTCGGAATTGCTTTGCAGATGTTCGACGATATCGGAAATGTTTGTTCGTCGAACAATGAAAAAAAGTGGATCGAAGACACACGTCTGAAACGATTGACCTTTGTTATCGCGACGGCGGCCGAAATTCTTTCAACAGATAACTATGCAGAGCTAAAAGAGCTTGCGAATGATTCGGACCAGAATTTTAAAAAAGTGCGCGAGTTTCTTATTCACGCCGGGGTTGTGGCTACGGCCAAGGCTCGGGCAAATTCTTATCTTCAGTCGGCCCTCAATGATCTTGAGAGCGCCGTCCTTTTAACATCAGAACAAAAAAGTACAATAGAAGGGCTTCAGCACAAACTGATGAAAGCTTATGAATAG
- a CDS encoding glycosyltransferase, with the protein MILNLLLSTAGLFVLIIRTRSWRRHATNLNVKKLPLVSIIVPCRNEEHNIGPLLQSLQRLSGVQAEILVVDDSSTDKTFEVAARENVRVLKAPPKPEGWVGKSWACAYGAQLAQGDYFLFTDADTRHRPDSLSQALGFLLQEKADLISAPPHHRCLNWWEQGLGLFHLLPLIAAGFPQSKGTSRIYAIGQYLLISKAAYNSIGGHEALRSSLTEDIDMAKGVLEKGLKYRIFPKTSLYEVQMYDTAKEFWRGWIRLLRLGMKKVSFAAFLEITLVYCLFFQFTWITIVGLLFLGFIQRQHGRFSWWGVLLAPLSLILFAVISMAGVLETLRKKKVTWQERDYVEA; encoded by the coding sequence GTGATTCTTAATCTGCTTTTATCTACGGCGGGGCTTTTTGTTTTAATTATCCGCACGAGATCATGGCGTCGGCACGCAACTAACTTGAATGTTAAAAAATTGCCGCTGGTTTCAATTATCGTTCCCTGCCGAAATGAAGAGCACAACATCGGGCCTTTGCTTCAGAGTTTGCAAAGATTGTCGGGGGTGCAAGCAGAGATCTTAGTTGTCGATGACAGCTCTACGGATAAAACTTTCGAAGTGGCGGCAAGGGAGAACGTGCGAGTTTTAAAAGCTCCGCCCAAACCCGAGGGCTGGGTAGGAAAGTCATGGGCTTGTGCTTATGGCGCGCAGTTAGCGCAAGGTGATTACTTCCTTTTTACTGATGCAGACACTCGTCACAGGCCCGATTCCTTATCCCAAGCTTTAGGTTTTCTTTTGCAGGAAAAAGCGGACCTCATTTCAGCACCTCCGCACCACCGTTGCTTGAACTGGTGGGAGCAGGGTTTAGGTTTATTTCATCTTCTTCCTTTAATCGCGGCTGGTTTTCCGCAAAGCAAAGGCACCTCGCGCATCTACGCCATCGGGCAGTATCTTTTAATTTCAAAGGCGGCTTATAACTCTATAGGCGGTCATGAAGCACTTCGTTCTTCACTTACCGAAGACATTGATATGGCAAAAGGAGTCTTAGAAAAAGGATTAAAGTACCGCATTTTTCCCAAGACCTCCCTTTATGAAGTTCAGATGTACGATACTGCTAAAGAGTTTTGGCGTGGATGGATACGTCTTCTAAGGCTCGGAATGAAGAAGGTTTCTTTTGCAGCCTTTCTTGAAATTACTCTAGTCTACTGCCTCTTTTTTCAGTTCACTTGGATTACTATCGTCGGACTTTTGTTTCTTGGTTTCATTCAACGTCAACACGGGCGATTTTCTTGGTGGGGAGTTCTTTTAGCGCCATTGAGCCTAATTCTTTTTGCTGTGATATCCATGGCCGGAGTTTTAGAGACACTGAGAAAGAAAAAAGTAACTTGGCAGGAGAGAGATTATGTCGAAGCTTAA
- the crtY gene encoding lycopene beta-cyclase CrtY, translating into MTTQESTLCLVGAGLGNGILAWFLRKRHPDLNIVIYESKSRIDEGRTWSFHKTDVGEANFAVLQELIAHSWNGYEVSFPLYKKRYDSTYATITPEKLQRELLNAGVDLQFLSPVQTVAHDHVALSDGRTLFFEAVVDGRGFTSSSARLGYQKFLGQCVRLSKPHGLQVPLLMDATVPQLDGYRFFYILPFSETEFLIEDTRYSRNSHLNQEDLTREISSYIERRGWKIERILKTESGVLPIPLDAETPTSNCFKTGMAAGFFHPVTGYSLPDSVRLADRISALSQLNRKTLLATIEAYRSEQMKRRQFYFLLNRMLFLAAPDLERRKVFEHFYRMPQSVIERFYAGNTTYLDRIRILSGRPPVNIGPALRAVFSRKVKEAL; encoded by the coding sequence ATGACGACGCAAGAAAGCACTCTTTGTTTAGTTGGCGCGGGCCTGGGGAACGGTATTTTGGCCTGGTTTCTGCGTAAGCGGCATCCTGATCTCAATATAGTAATTTATGAGTCTAAATCTCGCATCGATGAGGGCCGAACATGGTCCTTTCATAAAACGGACGTAGGTGAAGCCAACTTCGCAGTGCTGCAAGAGCTGATTGCTCATAGTTGGAACGGTTACGAAGTTTCCTTTCCCTTGTATAAAAAGCGTTACGATTCGACGTATGCCACTATCACCCCTGAAAAACTTCAGCGAGAACTTCTAAATGCGGGTGTCGACCTACAATTTCTTTCACCTGTGCAAACTGTAGCGCACGATCATGTCGCGCTCAGTGACGGGAGAACTCTGTTTTTCGAAGCTGTTGTGGACGGAAGAGGATTTACTTCCTCTTCTGCTAGATTGGGGTATCAGAAATTTCTAGGACAGTGTGTTCGACTGAGCAAACCTCATGGTCTGCAAGTCCCCCTCCTGATGGATGCGACAGTCCCACAGCTTGATGGTTACCGGTTCTTTTATATTCTACCCTTTTCTGAAACCGAATTTTTGATTGAAGACACTCGGTATTCGCGCAATTCGCACCTGAATCAGGAAGATCTCACCCGGGAGATCAGCTCCTATATTGAAAGACGTGGCTGGAAGATCGAGCGTATCCTAAAAACCGAAAGCGGAGTTCTTCCCATTCCGCTAGACGCGGAAACTCCGACCTCTAATTGTTTTAAGACGGGAATGGCGGCCGGTTTTTTTCATCCGGTGACGGGTTACTCTTTACCCGACAGTGTCCGATTGGCTGATCGTATTTCTGCTTTATCTCAACTAAATCGAAAGACTTTGCTAGCGACAATTGAAGCCTATCGATCAGAGCAGATGAAGCGCAGACAGTTTTATTTTCTACTGAACCGTATGTTGTTCTTAGCGGCACCGGATTTAGAAAGAAGAAAAGTTTTTGAGCACTTCTATCGCATGCCTCAATCCGTGATTGAGCGCTTCTATGCGGGCAATACGACGTATTTAGACAGAATTAGAATTTTAAGCGGAAGACCTCCGGTGAATATAGGACCTGCATTGCGTGCGGTGTTCTCTAGAAAGGTAAAAGAGGCTTTATGA
- a CDS encoding phytoene/squalene synthase family protein, protein MIQDAEQAIEKGSKSFYLASLFFSQETKHDCWVLYRWCRHCDDVIDNGGNLRELEELQTNTLKGLRGENTHAIFSSLGKVCRKHSIPAEHPFELLAGFQKDTQAVRIKNEAELDVYAYQVAGVVGVMMCYLMKANLALAQQAAISMGNAMQLTNIARDVKEDFEKGRIYLPQSWLDEAGVNTERLLAIEQREQVYTVVQRLLKKADGLYREGREGLKYLPLRSALAVAIAAAVYSQIGSKILRLGPTSLDSRIYVSFPHKIWLVGLGIFWVMSSLTGRIVLWRSNAKA, encoded by the coding sequence ATGATCCAAGACGCTGAACAGGCGATAGAAAAAGGCTCAAAGAGTTTTTATCTTGCAAGTCTCTTTTTCTCTCAAGAAACTAAGCATGACTGTTGGGTGTTGTATCGTTGGTGTCGGCATTGCGATGATGTGATCGACAATGGCGGAAATCTTCGTGAGCTTGAAGAATTGCAAACCAACACCCTCAAAGGTCTGCGTGGCGAAAACACGCACGCAATTTTTTCTTCTTTAGGAAAAGTGTGTCGAAAGCACTCGATCCCAGCAGAGCATCCTTTTGAGCTTCTTGCAGGATTTCAAAAAGACACTCAAGCCGTTCGTATCAAAAACGAGGCCGAGCTGGATGTGTATGCCTATCAGGTTGCAGGTGTTGTCGGCGTTATGATGTGTTACCTGATGAAAGCCAATCTGGCATTAGCACAACAAGCTGCCATTAGTATGGGAAATGCGATGCAACTGACGAACATCGCGCGCGACGTGAAAGAAGACTTTGAAAAAGGCCGTATCTATCTGCCTCAATCTTGGTTGGATGAGGCCGGTGTGAACACCGAGCGCCTTCTTGCTATCGAACAGAGAGAGCAAGTGTACACCGTGGTTCAGAGGCTATTAAAAAAGGCAGATGGATTATATCGCGAGGGTCGCGAAGGACTAAAATACCTTCCGCTACGCTCTGCTTTGGCTGTCGCGATTGCGGCTGCCGTGTATTCACAGATCGGATCTAAAATCTTACGCCTGGGCCCCACGTCTTTGGATTCGCGTATATATGTTTCTTTCCCGCACAAGATCTGGCTCGTTGGTCTTGGAATATTCTGGGTGATGTCTTCGTTAACCGGGCGTATAGTTTTATGGAGGTCCAATGCAAAAGCCTGA
- a CDS encoding phytoene desaturase, translating into MNRKKAAVIGSGFGGLASAIRLQTAGFDVTIFEKRDLPGGRAYVFKENGFTFDAGPTVITAPETLTELFSISGRKIEDYVELMKVEPFYKLFWHDGVQFDYGGDVEDTIGQIKKISPSDAEGYRKFLSYSKDVYHEGYEKLAAKPFLNVWSMVKTAPQLMRLRADRSVYDTVGRYIKNEHLRQAFSFHSLLVGGNPFSTSSIYTLIHYLERKGGVYFPRGGTGALVQALVKLFKELGGKIELSCEVDEILTTGQKVTGLKLKDGRTQKFDLVVSNGDVVHTYKHLLRSEKATKETARRVESMRHSMALFLIYFGTKKTYPELAHHNVIFGPRYRGLLDDIFKRGKLPDDFSLYLHAPTRTDASLAPAGHECFYVLSPVAHLGNLKVDWSVEGPKYAEKIMNYLEEKYLPGLKENLVVQKIVTPDDFKKDLNAHVGSAFSLEPVLHQSAYFRTHNRDASVKGLYFVGAGTHPGAGVPGVISSAKATVSVIQEDMGRL; encoded by the coding sequence ATGAATAGAAAAAAGGCTGCGGTTATTGGCAGTGGATTTGGTGGACTGGCATCGGCAATACGACTGCAAACGGCAGGTTTTGATGTCACGATATTTGAAAAACGCGATTTGCCAGGCGGAAGAGCTTACGTCTTTAAAGAAAACGGATTTACTTTCGATGCAGGCCCTACGGTCATCACGGCTCCAGAAACATTAACGGAATTATTCTCGATCAGTGGTCGCAAAATTGAAGACTACGTCGAACTTATGAAAGTGGAGCCTTTTTATAAGCTGTTCTGGCACGACGGTGTGCAATTTGATTATGGTGGTGATGTCGAAGACACTATTGGCCAGATCAAGAAAATTTCTCCGTCGGATGCAGAAGGGTATCGTAAGTTTCTTTCTTACTCGAAGGACGTATACCACGAAGGTTATGAAAAATTAGCGGCAAAACCTTTTTTAAATGTATGGAGCATGGTAAAAACCGCGCCTCAGCTGATGCGACTTCGCGCCGACCGCAGTGTTTATGATACTGTTGGTCGCTACATTAAAAATGAACATCTTCGCCAGGCCTTTAGCTTTCATAGCTTGCTTGTAGGTGGAAATCCTTTTTCTACGTCAAGTATCTATACTTTGATTCACTACCTTGAAAGAAAAGGCGGCGTCTATTTTCCTCGCGGAGGAACGGGTGCCTTAGTGCAAGCATTGGTAAAACTCTTTAAAGAATTGGGTGGAAAGATTGAGCTTTCTTGCGAGGTGGATGAAATTCTCACTACCGGGCAAAAGGTCACAGGTTTAAAGTTAAAAGATGGTCGCACACAAAAGTTCGACTTGGTTGTAAGTAATGGTGACGTTGTCCATACGTACAAGCACCTTTTGCGCTCTGAAAAGGCGACGAAAGAAACCGCTCGCCGGGTTGAAAGCATGCGCCACAGTATGGCGTTATTCTTGATCTACTTTGGAACGAAGAAAACTTATCCCGAACTGGCTCATCATAACGTGATATTTGGACCTCGTTACCGCGGTCTTCTTGATGACATCTTTAAGCGCGGAAAACTTCCGGATGACTTCTCTCTTTATTTGCACGCACCCACGCGCACTGATGCTTCTTTGGCTCCGGCAGGGCATGAGTGCTTCTATGTGTTGTCTCCCGTCGCGCATTTAGGAAATCTCAAAGTTGATTGGTCCGTGGAAGGTCCTAAATACGCCGAAAAGATTATGAACTATTTGGAAGAGAAATATCTTCCGGGCCTTAAGGAAAATCTGGTCGTACAAAAAATTGTAACTCCGGATGATTTTAAAAAAGACTTGAATGCCCACGTCGGCTCGGCCTTTTCTTTAGAGCCGGTTCTGCACCAAAGTGCTTACTTCAGAACTCACAATCGTGATGCTTCGGTGAAGGGTTTGTACTTTGTAGGAGCGGGAACTCATCCGGGGGCAGGAGTACCTGGAGTCATTTCCTCAGCTAAGGCCACAGTCAGTGTTATTCAGGAAGACATGGGGAGATTATGA